A genome region from Methanococcoides burtonii DSM 6242 includes the following:
- the ileS gene encoding isoleucine--tRNA ligase: MIKEVTDQYNAKEIETKVHEFWEANNAYRSVREHRKGAKKFYFVDGPPYTTGHIHLGTAWNKIIKDSILRYMSMNDHDILDRAGWDMHGLPIEVKVEGALGFESKKDIETYGVGNFIEKCKEFALRQKDDMTEQFQTLGVWLDWEDPYMTLKDEYIEAAWWTLKQAQDKNLLETGKRVVNWCPRCETAIADAEVEYEDREDPSTYIKFKLKDEDNTFVVIWTTTPWTIPSNIAVAVHPEFEYSKVKAISENSATEILIIASELVENVLRIGRYLDYEILSTMSGKDLEGTVYEHPLADLVPLQAEIEHRICNADYVTADSTGCVHIAPGHGVDDFEVGVKNEFPIFCPVGPNGSYTHEAGKYCGMNILDANRVVMDDLLERGLLMAERMISHRYGHCWRCKTAIIYLATEQWFLKIGELKEDMLEEIKKVNWTPEWAGSARFKDWIEGARDWCISRQRYWGIPIPVWKCSSCNSLTVVGTRKELIERSGADPHIELHRPYVDKVTIPCECGGTMKRVEDVFDVWFDSAVASWATLRFPHQKEKFNEWWPADFITEGHDQTRGWFYSQLGASMVAFGKAPYKNVLMHGFTLDGSGKKMSKSIGNVIQPAEVIDKFGADTLRSYVLSASAPWEDLKFNWDELATVHRTNNILWNVYRFPLPYMALDDFDPQKVSYESVEAYLRSEDKWILSRMQTVIAEVNKAMDARLLHKAMRSINEFVLEDLSRWYIQLIRPRTWVEADNPDKLAVYRVLYDVFVTTAKLIAPFMPHLAEEMYQNLVRNIDENAPVTIHLCDWPVVNEALVDTSLEAQMKVARSIVEASSNARQKVGRKLRWPVSRIVVSPTDENTIAAVEGLRSVLMDQTNAKDIETTKVGESWNELGVESTPNPGAIGPVFKGNAGNISAAIGAMDAYDLKKGLAGGEMEISLADGTNVTITEKMVNFSETVPEDVGSAEFNCGVVFVDAKLTHEIESEGYSREVIRRIQDMRKELDLDVDDSIRGHIQISDERVLDLVLDFENYIAKEVRANVLVIGLDVETTGELAKEWNVEGIPMTIAISKEE; this comes from the coding sequence ATGATCAAAGAAGTTACTGACCAGTACAATGCCAAAGAGATCGAAACAAAAGTTCATGAATTCTGGGAGGCGAACAACGCCTACAGATCAGTACGTGAACACCGAAAAGGCGCTAAGAAATTCTATTTTGTGGACGGACCACCATACACTACAGGCCATATCCATCTTGGTACTGCCTGGAACAAGATAATCAAGGACAGTATCCTGCGTTACATGTCAATGAACGACCATGACATTCTTGACAGGGCAGGCTGGGACATGCACGGATTACCTATCGAAGTAAAGGTAGAAGGTGCCCTTGGTTTTGAATCAAAGAAAGACATCGAGACATATGGTGTCGGTAATTTCATTGAGAAATGTAAGGAGTTCGCACTTCGCCAGAAGGATGATATGACCGAACAGTTCCAAACCCTTGGTGTCTGGCTTGACTGGGAAGATCCTTACATGACACTTAAGGATGAGTACATCGAGGCTGCATGGTGGACACTTAAGCAAGCACAGGACAAGAACCTGCTTGAAACCGGAAAGAGAGTGGTCAACTGGTGTCCAAGATGCGAAACTGCGATCGCTGATGCAGAAGTCGAATATGAGGACCGTGAAGACCCTTCAACATATATCAAATTCAAACTAAAGGATGAAGACAACACTTTTGTTGTCATCTGGACTACGACCCCATGGACCATCCCGTCCAACATAGCTGTAGCAGTTCATCCAGAATTCGAGTATTCAAAAGTAAAAGCTATCAGTGAAAATAGTGCAACTGAGATATTGATAATCGCATCAGAGCTTGTTGAGAACGTTCTCAGAATTGGCAGATATTTAGATTATGAAATTCTCAGTACGATGTCAGGCAAAGACCTAGAGGGTACAGTTTACGAGCACCCCCTTGCAGACCTTGTGCCTTTACAGGCAGAGATAGAACACAGGATATGCAATGCAGATTACGTTACAGCAGATAGCACAGGTTGTGTCCACATTGCACCCGGACACGGTGTTGACGATTTTGAAGTTGGCGTAAAGAACGAATTCCCGATCTTCTGCCCCGTAGGCCCTAATGGTAGTTACACCCATGAAGCAGGAAAATATTGTGGAATGAACATCCTTGACGCAAACCGCGTTGTTATGGATGACCTGCTGGAGAGAGGACTTCTCATGGCCGAGAGAATGATCAGCCACAGGTATGGTCATTGCTGGAGATGTAAAACAGCTATCATATACCTTGCAACCGAACAGTGGTTCCTGAAGATAGGCGAGCTAAAGGAAGATATGCTCGAAGAGATCAAGAAGGTGAACTGGACACCAGAATGGGCAGGTTCTGCAAGGTTCAAGGATTGGATAGAGGGTGCACGCGACTGGTGTATCTCAAGGCAGCGCTACTGGGGTATCCCGATCCCTGTATGGAAATGTTCAAGTTGTAACAGCCTGACGGTTGTCGGAACCCGGAAAGAGCTTATAGAACGCTCCGGAGCAGACCCCCATATCGAGCTGCACAGACCTTATGTTGACAAAGTGACAATACCATGTGAGTGTGGCGGAACCATGAAACGTGTCGAAGATGTCTTCGATGTCTGGTTCGATTCTGCTGTTGCCTCCTGGGCAACATTGAGGTTCCCACATCAAAAGGAGAAATTCAATGAATGGTGGCCTGCCGACTTCATCACAGAAGGACATGACCAGACACGTGGATGGTTCTATTCACAGCTTGGAGCCAGTATGGTTGCATTCGGAAAAGCACCATACAAGAATGTACTAATGCACGGTTTCACTCTTGACGGCAGCGGAAAGAAGATGTCAAAGAGCATTGGCAATGTCATACAGCCCGCCGAGGTCATCGATAAGTTCGGTGCAGACACCCTTCGATCATATGTACTGTCAGCCAGTGCACCATGGGAAGACCTGAAGTTCAACTGGGATGAGCTGGCAACAGTGCACAGGACGAACAACATCCTGTGGAATGTATACAGATTCCCGCTTCCATACATGGCACTTGATGATTTCGACCCTCAGAAGGTTTCATACGAATCCGTTGAAGCTTATTTGAGAAGCGAGGACAAATGGATCCTTTCACGCATGCAGACAGTGATCGCTGAGGTCAATAAGGCAATGGATGCGAGATTACTGCACAAGGCAATGCGTTCCATCAATGAATTCGTGCTCGAGGACCTTTCAAGATGGTACATCCAGCTTATCAGACCAAGAACATGGGTCGAAGCAGACAATCCCGACAAACTGGCAGTCTACAGGGTGCTCTACGATGTGTTCGTGACCACTGCAAAGTTGATCGCACCATTCATGCCACACCTTGCAGAAGAAATGTACCAGAACCTTGTGAGGAACATTGATGAGAATGCACCTGTGACCATCCACCTCTGCGATTGGCCAGTTGTCAACGAAGCACTTGTTGACACCAGTCTTGAAGCACAGATGAAGGTCGCACGCTCTATCGTCGAGGCCTCTTCCAACGCTCGTCAGAAGGTAGGACGTAAACTCAGATGGCCGGTTTCCCGTATCGTTGTCAGTCCTACAGATGAGAACACTATTGCAGCTGTCGAAGGACTGCGCTCTGTCCTTATGGACCAGACCAATGCCAAGGATATCGAGACTACCAAGGTCGGCGAAAGCTGGAACGAGCTTGGAGTGGAATCCACACCTAACCCCGGCGCTATCGGACCGGTCTTCAAGGGAAATGCAGGTAATATCAGTGCCGCTATCGGTGCAATGGATGCTTATGACCTGAAGAAAGGACTTGCTGGCGGAGAGATGGAAATTAGCCTCGCAGACGGTACGAACGTAACCATCACCGAGAAAATGGTCAATTTCAGCGAAACAGTTCCGGAAGATGTGGGAAGTGCTGAATTCAATTGTGGAGTTGTCTTCGTTGATGCAAAGCTCACCCATGAAATAGAGTCAGAAGGATATTCAAGAGAGGTCATACGTAGAATACAGGACATGCGTAAGGAACTGGACCTTGATGTCGATGACAGTATCAGAGGTCACATACAGATCAGCGATGAAAGAGTACTCGACCTTGTTCTCGACTTTGAGAACTACATTGCAAAAGAGGTACGTGCAAACGTGCTTGTGATCGGTCTGGATGTCGAGACAACCGGAGAGCTCGCAAAGGAATGGAATGTCGAAGGCATCCCAATGACCATAGCGATCTCAAAGGAAGAATAA
- a CDS encoding KamA family radical SAM protein has translation MGGISITGATKRGFRAYTLSNYKEIPQIQNFTQEQQEDIGIAARIFPFRVNNYVIDELINWDNVPNDPMFRLTFPNKDMLLPPHYKEMKHLLHTAASEEEVQQAIHKIRLTLNPHPAGQLDKNVPELNGKVLEGMQHKYNETVLFFPTQGQTCHTFCTFCFRWAQFTGMKDLKFASREIETLVSYLQEHPEVKDVLFTGGDPMTMSANLLKRYIEPILEADIRTIENIRIGTKSLSYWPQRFVSDKDSEDILSLFSNVTDHNKHMAIMGHFNHPVELTTDTVKEAIKNIRATGAQIRTQSPLIAHINDDPVIWEQMWREQVRLGCIPYYMFMVRNTGANHYFDTPISKAWEIFQEAYQNVSGLARTVRGPSMSTDPGKINVLGTQEINGEKVFVLEFLQGRDCRWVRKPFFAKYSPTASWLTDLEPAFGKEKFFFENTSTI, from the coding sequence ATGGGAGGTATCAGCATAACTGGTGCTACAAAACGAGGTTTCCGCGCATACACCCTTTCAAATTACAAAGAGATCCCACAGATACAGAATTTTACTCAGGAGCAGCAAGAGGATATCGGGATCGCTGCAAGGATATTTCCATTCCGCGTTAATAATTACGTCATCGATGAGCTCATTAATTGGGACAATGTACCCAATGACCCAATGTTCAGACTTACTTTTCCTAACAAGGACATGCTATTGCCCCCTCACTACAAGGAGATGAAGCACCTATTACACACCGCTGCATCGGAAGAAGAGGTCCAGCAGGCAATACATAAGATACGTTTGACCCTGAACCCACATCCTGCAGGGCAGCTTGATAAGAACGTTCCCGAACTTAACGGCAAGGTCCTTGAGGGAATGCAACACAAGTATAACGAAACCGTCCTTTTCTTCCCCACACAGGGACAGACCTGCCATACATTCTGCACTTTCTGCTTCAGGTGGGCACAATTCACCGGCATGAAAGACCTGAAGTTTGCCAGCCGGGAGATAGAGACATTAGTATCATACCTCCAGGAACATCCCGAGGTAAAAGATGTGCTTTTCACAGGAGGAGACCCTATGACAATGAGCGCAAATCTCCTGAAAAGATATATCGAACCTATCCTGGAAGCAGATATTCGCACGATCGAGAACATCAGGATAGGGACAAAATCATTAAGTTACTGGCCACAACGCTTTGTTTCTGACAAGGATAGCGAAGACATACTGTCCCTGTTCTCCAATGTTACCGACCACAACAAGCACATGGCAATCATGGGACATTTCAACCACCCGGTAGAGCTTACTACAGATACAGTCAAGGAAGCCATAAAGAACATACGCGCGACCGGAGCACAGATACGAACCCAGTCGCCCCTGATAGCCCACATAAATGATGATCCGGTCATCTGGGAGCAGATGTGGAGAGAACAGGTACGCCTTGGGTGCATACCTTATTACATGTTCATGGTAAGGAACACAGGTGCAAACCACTATTTCGACACCCCCATATCAAAAGCATGGGAAATATTCCAGGAAGCATACCAGAACGTGAGCGGACTTGCAAGAACTGTACGTGGACCAAGCATGTCCACTGACCCAGGGAAGATAAATGTCCTCGGTACACAAGAAATAAACGGTGAAAAGGTCTTTGTGCTTGAATTTCTGCAAGGACGTGATTGTAGATGGGTGCGTAAACCATTCTTTGCGAAGTATTCTCCAACAGCCTCATGGCTTACCGACCTTGAACCTGCATTTGGAAAAGAGAAATTCTTCTTTGAAAATACAAGCACAATTTGA
- a CDS encoding RNA-binding protein — protein sequence MKVKSRVQLRKSAKNKLFKSLRSTFGDVIDRISEYKLESAMADDFKIIIVDGKVLFFQMGEVSFPTVRGVLELGLDCNVVTVDAGAVKFVVNGADIMCPGIVKVDDGLNEGDLVIIVEETHGKPLAIGRALVPATEMVGRSGKAIKSIHYVGDELWNLEA from the coding sequence TTGAAAGTAAAGTCCAGGGTTCAACTAAGGAAATCTGCAAAGAACAAATTGTTTAAAAGTCTTCGATCTACTTTCGGGGATGTTATTGATCGTATTTCAGAATACAAGCTTGAAAGTGCTATGGCTGATGATTTTAAGATAATCATCGTTGATGGCAAGGTGCTTTTCTTCCAGATGGGTGAGGTATCTTTCCCTACTGTAAGGGGTGTGCTGGAATTAGGACTTGATTGCAATGTCGTTACGGTTGATGCGGGTGCTGTGAAGTTTGTTGTGAATGGTGCTGATATAATGTGTCCGGGAATCGTTAAAGTTGATGATGGGCTGAATGAGGGCGACCTTGTTATCATCGTTGAAGAAACACATGGTAAGCCTCTTGCTATCGGACGTGCTCTTGTGCCGGCGACTGAGATGGTGGGCAGGTCAGGTAAGGCTATTAAGTCTATACATTATGTCGGGGATGAACTTTGGAACCTTGAGGCATGA
- the sepF gene encoding cell division protein SepF, which produces MANFMDKIFGSGVKGATDADEYTELDLGKFEQEMADEPAETYIRVAELTNLNELPDLKKEIYNGNILMIDISNIKADKLMLDRALKDLKDVVVDVHGDIAGIKDDQVLVTPTGVRIDRSKIVGGRY; this is translated from the coding sequence ATGGCAAATTTCATGGATAAAATATTTGGAAGTGGAGTAAAGGGTGCGACAGATGCTGATGAATATACTGAGCTCGACCTTGGTAAATTTGAACAGGAAATGGCAGATGAACCTGCAGAGACCTATATCAGGGTGGCAGAACTTACGAACCTTAACGAACTTCCTGACTTGAAGAAAGAGATCTATAATGGCAATATCCTTATGATCGATATCTCTAATATCAAGGCTGATAAACTCATGCTTGACAGGGCACTTAAGGATCTGAAAGATGTTGTTGTCGATGTTCATGGGGACATTGCAGGTATTAAGGATGATCAGGTACTTGTCACTCCGACAGGTGTCAGGATAGACAGATCCAAGATAGTTGGTGGAAGGTATTGA
- a CDS encoding ZPR1 zinc finger domain-containing protein, producing MSAEDSSGAESPRSFETRTSCPLCQEDLIIKWQGDEIPYFGEVMYISTSCCNCGFRFTDTMILAQKEPMRFELKVEGLEDLNARVIRSTSGTIRIPELGIDVEPGSVSDSYVTNIEGILQRVQSVVVTATGWVKDDDDAYARGLELQDQIEKAIAGDFPLTVIIEDPLGNSAIISEKVVSRKLSAEEAGDLHSGMVVFDVDTSQMEVDSSDKIQPIGNSYK from the coding sequence TTGAGCGCAGAGGATAGTTCCGGGGCAGAGTCCCCGAGATCATTTGAGACCAGAACTTCCTGTCCTCTCTGCCAGGAAGATCTTATCATTAAGTGGCAGGGGGATGAAATTCCCTATTTCGGGGAAGTTATGTACATTTCCACTTCCTGTTGTAACTGTGGTTTCAGGTTCACGGATACAATGATACTTGCTCAGAAAGAGCCTATGCGTTTTGAGCTCAAGGTGGAAGGACTTGAGGATCTCAATGCAAGGGTCATACGTTCGACCTCAGGCACCATAAGGATCCCTGAACTCGGAATCGATGTTGAGCCCGGTTCTGTTTCGGATTCATATGTTACTAATATTGAGGGCATTCTTCAAAGGGTACAGTCGGTTGTCGTGACCGCTACTGGCTGGGTTAAAGATGATGACGATGCTTATGCACGTGGACTGGAACTACAGGATCAGATTGAAAAAGCTATAGCTGGGGATTTTCCTCTGACTGTCATTATAGAAGATCCTCTTGGTAACAGTGCTATAATCTCTGAGAAAGTTGTATCCAGAAAGCTCTCGGCCGAGGAAGCGGGCGATCTTCATAGCGGTATGGTTGTCTTTGATGTTGATACCTCTCAGATGGAAGTCGATTCTTCTGATAAGATACAGCCGATTGGAAATAGCTATAAATGA
- the proS gene encoding proline--tRNA ligase: MAEQEKEATLPSKENFSEWYNGMLQIAEIMDVRYPVKGSYVWYPFGFSIRRNVYDIIRGLLDKDHQETLFPLLIPENEFMKEAEHIKGFEEEVYWVLNGGTTPLDVKLALRPTSETAIYPMYRLWVRSHADLPLKLYQIVNTFRYETKHTRPLIRLREITSFKEAHTVHATWDEAASQVEEAIRLYIEFYKRLAIPVLPSKRPSWDKFPGADYTIAVDSLMPDGKTLQVGTAHHLGDNFAKTFDIKYEDVDGEQVYAHQTCYGVSERCIATLLSTHGDDKGLVLPPEVAPTQVVIIPIIFKEPEAVLNACNDVKAELEAAGVRVTIDDSDKRPGSKYYKWEMKGVPLRIEIGPRDLKNEAAMLARRDTGEKEQVPLASIKDEVLSRFKIIQTSLLEKATSELNERIFDCSTVDDVKEKVQDGIALVPWCGEEKCGLDLDEQVGAGILGIPTDMDEDGTYKCPICSKETRTRVYVARTY, from the coding sequence ATGGCTGAACAAGAAAAAGAGGCAACGCTTCCTTCAAAAGAGAATTTCAGTGAATGGTATAACGGTATGCTCCAGATCGCAGAGATCATGGATGTACGTTATCCTGTGAAAGGTTCATATGTTTGGTATCCTTTCGGTTTTTCTATTCGTAGGAATGTTTATGATATCATTCGTGGATTGCTTGATAAAGATCATCAGGAAACACTATTCCCTCTTTTGATACCTGAAAATGAGTTCATGAAAGAGGCAGAGCATATCAAAGGGTTTGAAGAAGAGGTTTATTGGGTACTCAATGGTGGTACTACTCCTCTTGATGTGAAACTTGCGCTTCGTCCAACCAGTGAGACCGCGATTTATCCTATGTATCGTCTTTGGGTGCGTTCACATGCGGACCTTCCATTGAAGCTTTACCAGATCGTCAATACGTTCAGGTATGAGACAAAGCACACCAGACCGCTTATCCGTCTCCGGGAGATCACTTCTTTTAAGGAAGCTCATACGGTTCATGCAACCTGGGATGAGGCTGCATCTCAGGTGGAGGAGGCTATAAGACTCTATATCGAGTTCTACAAAAGGCTTGCTATTCCTGTGCTTCCTTCAAAGCGTCCTAGCTGGGACAAGTTCCCTGGTGCTGATTATACCATTGCAGTAGATTCATTGATGCCTGATGGAAAAACGCTTCAGGTGGGTACTGCACATCATTTGGGTGATAATTTCGCAAAGACCTTTGATATCAAGTATGAGGATGTTGATGGTGAACAGGTCTATGCTCATCAGACCTGTTATGGCGTTTCTGAAAGGTGCATTGCCACTCTACTTTCGACCCATGGTGATGATAAGGGTCTGGTACTTCCTCCTGAGGTCGCTCCGACACAGGTTGTTATCATACCTATCATTTTCAAAGAACCGGAAGCTGTGCTCAATGCATGTAATGATGTGAAGGCTGAGCTTGAGGCTGCAGGTGTTCGGGTCACTATCGATGATAGCGATAAACGTCCGGGTTCCAAGTATTATAAGTGGGAGATGAAGGGCGTTCCTTTGAGGATAGAGATAGGTCCGAGGGACCTGAAGAACGAGGCTGCAATGCTCGCCAGACGTGATACTGGTGAGAAGGAACAGGTGCCTCTGGCTTCTATCAAGGATGAGGTTCTCTCAAGGTTCAAAATTATTCAGACATCCCTTTTGGAAAAGGCGACTTCTGAGCTGAACGAGCGTATCTTCGATTGTTCTACTGTGGATGATGTTAAGGAAAAGGTACAGGATGGAATTGCTCTTGTTCCATGGTGTGGTGAGGAAAAGTGTGGGCTCGATCTGGATGAACAGGTCGGTGCAGGCATACTTGGAATTCCTACTGATATGGATGAGGATGGTACTTACAAGTGTCCTATCTGTAGCAAGGAAACTCGTACAAGGGTTTACGTGGCAAGGACTTATTGA
- the cobT gene encoding nicotinate mononucleotide-dependent phosphoribosyltransferase CobT has product MVSLIANDKRPEKPLFICVLGNTETAYIEKLSAAGMTAKLTDYTPTGDAELVETGSIISAPVIPMTPPYNTPTPGLITRASLQLSGVPHLFVNSGLKIPPKVPFEDLGARYGEDIRNDVAVHDVEGIIKAALSVGERVRDDHDMFVIGESTPAGTTTAMGVLDALGYDSNVSSSSSENPVELKRRVVKEAMDASGIISGGLRGDPIRAIACLGDPMMPAVAGLVSGLKGKRVILAGGTQMAAVYAFMKHMGTDLSNVSIVTTSYVANDETANFNEIIEALEADMFAIDPRFGNSSHKGLRQYELGYVKEGVGAGGALYLAGLLGVSVDTIREEIEKICLELADLINA; this is encoded by the coding sequence ATGGTGTCTCTGATAGCTAATGATAAAAGACCGGAAAAGCCGTTATTCATCTGTGTTTTGGGAAATACGGAAACTGCATATATCGAGAAGTTATCTGCAGCAGGAATGACTGCTAAGCTTACGGATTACACCCCAACAGGCGATGCGGAGCTTGTAGAGACTGGTAGTATCATCAGTGCTCCTGTGATCCCGATGACACCTCCATATAATACACCCACCCCTGGACTTATTACACGTGCATCATTACAGCTTTCAGGTGTCCCTCATTTGTTTGTGAACTCTGGTCTGAAGATTCCTCCGAAAGTTCCTTTTGAGGATCTGGGTGCAAGGTATGGGGAAGATATCAGGAATGATGTGGCTGTGCATGATGTCGAAGGTATCATCAAGGCTGCACTTTCTGTTGGTGAGAGGGTTCGTGATGATCATGATATGTTTGTAATAGGGGAAAGTACTCCTGCTGGCACGACCACTGCCATGGGTGTTCTTGATGCTCTTGGTTATGATAGTAATGTGAGCAGTAGCTCTTCTGAGAATCCTGTGGAGCTTAAGAGGAGGGTCGTGAAAGAAGCAATGGATGCGTCAGGTATTATTTCCGGTGGTCTTAGGGGTGATCCAATACGCGCTATCGCCTGTCTTGGTGATCCGATGATGCCAGCTGTAGCTGGTCTTGTTTCAGGGCTTAAAGGTAAGCGTGTTATACTTGCAGGTGGGACTCAGATGGCCGCAGTGTATGCTTTCATGAAGCATATGGGTACTGATCTTAGTAATGTGTCCATTGTGACTACAAGTTATGTAGCTAATGATGAGACTGCAAATTTCAATGAAATCATCGAAGCACTTGAAGCTGATATGTTTGCAATTGATCCTCGTTTTGGTAATTCTTCCCACAAGGGATTGAGGCAGTATGAACTTGGCTATGTGAAGGAAGGTGTGGGTGCCGGAGGAGCACTTTATCTTGCAGGCCTTCTCGGAGTTTCTGTCGATACTATCCGCGAGGAGATCGAAAAGATCTGCCTTGAACTTGCTGATCTTATCAATGCATAA
- a CDS encoding 50S ribosomal protein L15e, whose protein sequence is MSKSFYGYIRDAWKNPDETYVRDLRWERLQVWRKEGSVTRVERPTRIDRARSLGYKAKQGIVVARVKVRRGSMRKSRYIRGRRTQHTGKNKITVGKSIQRISEERAARKYPNMEVLNSYWVGEDGKQKWYEVILVDPSHPVIKSDKNLNWICGKAHSGRVFRGKTSAGRKGRGMQTRGTGTEKTRPSVRSNLNRSKK, encoded by the coding sequence TTGTCAAAATCATTTTATGGATATATAAGAGATGCATGGAAGAACCCTGATGAGACTTACGTCCGTGACCTTAGATGGGAAAGGCTTCAGGTATGGAGAAAGGAAGGCTCTGTTACAAGAGTAGAACGCCCAACACGTATCGACCGTGCACGATCACTTGGTTACAAGGCCAAGCAGGGTATCGTTGTTGCTCGTGTAAAAGTACGAAGGGGTAGCATGAGAAAGTCCCGTTACATTCGTGGAAGGCGTACTCAGCACACCGGTAAGAATAAGATCACTGTCGGTAAGAGCATTCAGAGGATCTCTGAAGAGCGTGCTGCAAGGAAGTACCCTAACATGGAAGTCCTTAACTCTTACTGGGTAGGCGAAGATGGTAAGCAGAAATGGTACGAGGTAATTCTCGTTGACCCAAGCCACCCTGTCATTAAATCTGATAAGAATCTCAACTGGATCTGTGGCAAGGCTCACAGTGGTAGGGTATTCCGTGGTAAGACCAGTGCAGGTCGCAAGGGCCGAGGCATGCAGACGCGCGGAACCGGTACTGAGAAGACCAGGCCAAGCGTAAGATCAAATCTTAACAGAAGCAAAAAGTGA
- a CDS encoding RNA-binding protein, whose amino-acid sequence MRVSAHATEDESRVRSALDLFLLNSFDKGKCTDTDKYVESLVVEGYHGNPITMFSSAIKRKPDTKAFAAFVRPKMTPEDVELLREEMPDRLDDDQMFHLRFDKQAAFNGRIKLSSSSDAIIVKVKIETYPKDRLEAGRIVEELFG is encoded by the coding sequence GTGCGTGTAAGCGCACATGCTACTGAGGATGAGTCCAGAGTAAGATCTGCTCTGGATCTCTTTTTATTGAATTCTTTTGACAAAGGCAAGTGTACTGATACTGACAAGTACGTTGAGTCCCTGGTTGTCGAAGGATACCATGGTAATCCTATTACCATGTTCAGTTCAGCTATCAAGCGCAAGCCTGATACAAAGGCCTTTGCTGCATTCGTCAGGCCGAAAATGACGCCTGAGGATGTAGAGCTGCTTCGTGAAGAAATGCCTGATCGTCTTGATGATGACCAGATGTTCCATCTAAGGTTCGACAAACAGGCAGCATTCAATGGGCGGATAAAATTATCTTCATCATCGGATGCGATAATCGTGAAAGTTAAGATCGAAACGTATCCAAAGGATCGGCTGGAAGCCGGCAGGATCGTGGAGGAATTATTTGGCTGA
- the rnp3 gene encoding ribonuclease P protein component 3 has product MAERSFYDLSIHYVPDGKNTAEELISMAKHLGFAGIGLSNHSTAEGPLKSDGTEGFDIFRTVELVASNPSKLHGLVGKYRNKVDVLAVHGGDEGINRAAVENSNVDILIHPFTPKGSGLNHVLAKSASENNVAIAFDIDSLIMSRGGRRVHSLSHFRDYLALSRKYDVPMLLTSNALSIFGLRAPREIIALAALFGMEKDEAIMALSETPLKIVQKKRHDKNYVCEGVEIFEPSPSVLGDE; this is encoded by the coding sequence TTGGCTGAACGCTCTTTCTATGATCTAAGTATCCACTATGTGCCGGATGGTAAAAATACGGCAGAAGAACTAATCTCAATGGCAAAACATCTTGGTTTTGCCGGGATCGGTCTGAGCAATCATTCTACTGCAGAAGGGCCGCTAAAATCGGATGGGACCGAAGGTTTTGATATTTTCCGCACGGTCGAGCTTGTGGCTTCGAATCCCTCTAAACTTCATGGTCTTGTTGGTAAATATCGCAATAAAGTGGATGTTCTGGCTGTACATGGTGGCGATGAGGGCATTAATCGTGCGGCAGTGGAGAACTCTAACGTTGATATCCTTATACATCCGTTCACTCCAAAGGGCAGTGGCTTAAATCATGTGCTTGCAAAGTCTGCAAGTGAAAATAATGTCGCGATTGCATTTGATATTGATTCGCTGATCATGTCCCGCGGCGGAAGACGTGTGCACAGTCTATCTCATTTCAGGGATTATCTGGCACTTTCAAGGAAGTATGATGTTCCAATGTTGCTTACTAGTAATGCTTTATCCATCTTTGGTCTGCGTGCACCTCGTGAGATCATTGCACTTGCAGCTCTTTTTGGAATGGAGAAGGATGAGGCCATCATGGCATTATCGGAAACACCTTTGAAGATCGTTCAAAAGAAACGACATGATAAGAACTATGTTTGCGAAGGGGTGGAAATATTTGAACCGTCTCCTTCTGTTCTGGGGGATGAATGA
- a CDS encoding Rpp14/Pop5 family protein, with protein MKLKVLPPTLRHDRRYFAFELIGGNIVDRSDLLREIFLCASSLVGDNGLSECGVRLLDFEDSKGIVRCLRDRMDMTRAVLASVTSVNGKPVIIHVLGISGTVHGATTKYLEGCTVYSPEEKT; from the coding sequence ATGAAGCTGAAAGTCCTTCCTCCGACCTTACGCCATGATCGCAGATATTTTGCATTTGAACTCATAGGTGGCAACATTGTTGACCGAAGTGATCTCCTTCGTGAGATCTTCTTATGTGCTAGCTCGCTTGTTGGCGATAACGGTTTGAGTGAATGTGGGGTAAGGCTACTTGACTTTGAGGATTCAAAAGGTATTGTACGTTGTCTTCGGGATCGTATGGATATGACCCGTGCTGTTCTTGCTTCGGTTACATCGGTGAATGGCAAACCAGTGATAATTCACGTCCTGGGTATATCCGGGACAGTGCACGGAGCAACAACAAAGTATTTAGAAGGGTGTACTGTATATAGTCCTGAAGAAAAGACATAA